A single genomic interval of Bradyrhizobium sp. AZCC 1693 harbors:
- a CDS encoding ABC transporter substrate-binding protein, protein MTKITRAALTRRSLLAGASAGLISSGVWAQQPSEVKVGLLVPISGLYARPGAVMRHGAEMGVEHINAQGGIKSLGGAKLKLVVLDSGDTTEKAKNAAQRMVAQEPDLVAASGSYLSSFTLAVTEVTERANLPVLTLSYSDLITDRGFKYVFQTSATAGSQARQALPQIVKLAETASGKKPKTVAIVTDNTAASVSSAKAMRDGLLAENGLQLIVDETFTPPLADATPLVQKIRSAKPDLLFFLPTVISDAKLLLEKMNEFGLGQGKIPTISFGIAIAEPDMLQTVSPELLQGLLTCVASWGAKGHEALIAELKTRYKEPWMTQNAISTYGDMWVIKDALEKAGKADRVAVAAALRSMDAGPSKYYPLGEIKFDEKGRRVGAGMTIVQWQSGVPVTVFPPQLALSQPFWPKN, encoded by the coding sequence ATGACAAAAATTACCCGGGCCGCATTGACGCGGCGCAGCCTGCTCGCCGGCGCGTCTGCCGGCCTGATCTCGTCCGGCGTGTGGGCGCAGCAACCGTCCGAAGTGAAGGTCGGGTTGCTGGTGCCGATCTCGGGCCTCTATGCGCGCCCAGGAGCGGTGATGCGCCATGGTGCCGAGATGGGAGTGGAACACATCAATGCGCAAGGCGGCATCAAGTCGCTCGGCGGCGCCAAGCTCAAACTGGTCGTGCTCGATTCCGGCGACACGACCGAGAAAGCCAAGAACGCCGCGCAACGCATGGTCGCCCAGGAACCCGACCTGGTGGCGGCCAGCGGTTCCTATCTGAGTTCATTCACGCTGGCGGTCACCGAGGTGACGGAGCGGGCCAATCTTCCGGTCCTGACCCTCTCCTACTCTGACCTGATTACCGATCGCGGCTTCAAATATGTGTTTCAGACCTCGGCAACGGCGGGGTCGCAGGCAAGACAGGCCCTGCCGCAGATCGTGAAACTCGCGGAAACGGCTTCAGGCAAAAAGCCCAAGACGGTAGCGATCGTCACCGACAACACCGCGGCATCGGTTTCCTCGGCAAAAGCGATGCGGGACGGTCTGCTCGCCGAAAACGGGCTGCAACTGATCGTGGATGAAACCTTTACTCCGCCGCTCGCCGACGCCACCCCGCTGGTTCAAAAAATCCGGTCGGCGAAGCCAGACCTGCTCTTCTTCCTGCCGACCGTGATTTCCGACGCCAAGCTGCTGCTCGAGAAGATGAACGAGTTCGGGCTCGGACAAGGCAAGATTCCGACCATCTCGTTCGGCATCGCCATCGCCGAACCCGACATGCTGCAAACCGTAAGCCCGGAGTTGCTGCAGGGCTTGCTCACCTGCGTCGCGAGTTGGGGCGCCAAGGGTCATGAGGCCCTGATCGCCGAACTCAAGACCCGCTACAAGGAACCATGGATGACGCAGAACGCGATTTCCACCTATGGCGATATGTGGGTGATCAAGGACGCGCTCGAGAAGGCTGGCAAGGCTGACCGCGTTGCGGTGGCCGCCGCGCTGCGCTCGATGGATGCAGGTCCCTCTAAATATTACCCGCTCGGCGAAATCAAGTTCGACGAAAAGGGCCGCCGCGTCGGCGCCGGCATGACCATTGTGCAGTGGCAATCCGGTGTACCGGTCACGGTGTTCCCGCCGCAACTGGCGCTGTCCCAGCCGTTCTGGCCGAAAAACTAG
- a CDS encoding carboxymuconolactone decarboxylase family protein, producing MDKATYDRGLQIRKSVLGNEFVDKAIASADDFNRPMQDLTTEYCWGYVWGRDGLSHKTRSFLNLAMLCALNRPQELKTHVRGALTNGATREEIREVFMQVAIYCGVPAGVDAFRNAKEVFAELDKK from the coding sequence ATGGACAAGGCGACATACGATAGAGGCCTCCAGATCCGCAAGAGCGTCCTGGGCAACGAATTCGTCGACAAGGCGATCGCATCGGCCGACGACTTCAACCGGCCGATGCAGGACCTTACGACGGAGTATTGCTGGGGCTACGTCTGGGGCCGCGACGGCCTTTCGCACAAGACCCGGAGTTTTCTCAACCTTGCGATGCTGTGCGCGCTGAACCGGCCACAGGAACTCAAGACCCACGTGCGGGGAGCACTGACCAACGGCGCGACGCGGGAGGAAATACGCGAGGTGTTCATGCAGGTCGCGATCTATTGCGGCGTGCCGGCCGGCGTGGACGCGTTCCGTAATGCCAAGGAAGTGTTTGCCGAGTTGGACAAGAAGTGA